GTCGTAGACGATGCGGAAGCCGTGGCGCTGGAAGATCTCCTTGGTGAGGCGGGCGCGCCGGGCGTATTCCGAGGTTTCGCCCACGAAATCGAGGTGCCCGTCGGCCGCAGCGCGGAACATCGCCGCCAGGGCGTGCTGCGCCGAGTGGCTCGTGCCTGACGAGGCGGCATAGAGGAACGTCAGGACATAGGCGTCGCCCAGGCGCCCCATGCCGTAGCGCTGTTTGAGCGCGGGGTAGTGCCGCGGGTAGAGTTTGTCGGAGATGGCTGCGATGGCGATGCGCTGGCCGGCGTAGCTGAATATCTTCGAGCCGGAGATCATCAGGATGTAGTTGTCCGTGTACCTGGCCACGGTGGCCTGGTAGGGCGCTTCGAAGGGGCGTCCCAGGGGTTTGCGGAAGTCCATGCAAAGGTAGGCGAGGTCTTCGATGACGATGGCGTCGTATCGGGTAGCCAGCTCGCCGATCGTACGCAGCTCATCCTCGGTGAGGCATATCCACGCCGGATTGTTGGGGTTCGAATAGACGATGGCGGCGATGTTGCCCTGTGCGAGGTAGCTTTCCAGCTTCGGGCCCAGTTTTTCGGCGCGGTATTCATAGATGTCGAACGACGCGCTGGGGATATCGAGGATCTGCACCTGGTTGCGCTGCACGGGGAATCCGGGGTCGATGAAGAGGATCGTATCCTTCCCGGGCACGAGCTGCGAGCAGAGCAGGAAAGCCGTGAAACTGCCCTGCATCGACCCGACCGTCGGGATGCAGCCCTGCGGTGCGACCCCGACGTCGAGGAACGCGCGGATGAAACGCGAAGCCTGTTGTTTGAGTTCGGGGATGCCGAACATGTTGGGGTACTGCGATGCCACGCCTGATTGCAGAGCCCGGCATTCGGCTTCGACCCCCGCCTTTTCGGGCGGAAGCCCCGGCACACCCATTTCGAGGTGCAGGAATTCCATCCCCGTCTGTGTTTCCATGATGCGGGCTATGTCGCCCGACTGGCGGATCGTCGCTTGGGCGATGTCCG
This Alistipes onderdonkii DNA region includes the following protein-coding sequences:
- a CDS encoding aminotransferase class I/II-fold pyridoxal phosphate-dependent enzyme, which translates into the protein MGRLPIDRSVLDSALERMDIADIAQATIRQSGDIARIMETQTGMEFLHLEMGVPGLPPEKAGVEAECRALQSGVASQYPNMFGIPELKQQASRFIRAFLDVGVAPQGCIPTVGSMQGSFTAFLLCSQLVPGKDTILFIDPGFPVQRNQVQILDIPSASFDIYEYRAEKLGPKLESYLAQGNIAAIVYSNPNNPAWICLTEDELRTIGELATRYDAIVIEDLAYLCMDFRKPLGRPFEAPYQATVARYTDNYILMISGSKIFSYAGQRIAIAAISDKLYPRHYPALKQRYGMGRLGDAYVLTFLYAASSGTSHSAQHALAAMFRAAADGHLDFVGETSEYARRARLTKEIFQRHGFRIVYDKDQDETVSDGFFYTVGYGGLSSAELLSELLLYGICAISLTSTGSRQPGIRVCVSQLNRPEQFELLETRLTAFGQNHR